GGCACGTTTCTATGGCTTTAGAAGGGATTAATAAAAGCTTTTTTTTAGCAGGTCTGGTACTTATTGTTCTAGGAAACGGTTTGTTTAAGCCGAACATTTCATCTATGGTTGGTAAGTTATATCCGGATAAAGGCGGTAAGAAGGATGCCGGCTATACCATATTTTATATGGGAATAAATGGAGGAGCCTTCTTAGGAATGATGCTTTGTGGTTACATAGGTGAAAAGGTTGGTTGGCATTATGGATTTGGTTTAGCAGGAGTATTTATGTTTTTGGGTATGTTACAGTTTTATTTTGCCCAACGAATTTTTGGAGAAATTGGAAATACCCCCGAAACAAAGGAAGGGCTTACCGACGACGCCGTAAATAAGGTAGAAAATCCAAAACATGTCGTTCGAGATCGTTTGCTGGTGATAGTTATTTTTATGATATCAAGCATTGTATTTCACTTGGCATTTGAGCAGGCGGGCGGGTCAATGACAATATTTGCTAAAAATTATACACAGCGGGTGCTGAGTGGGGATGCAGCGGTACTATTTAAATGGATTGATGCTGCGTTGACTGTGTTGCCTATTGTAGTTATCACTGGTGTCTTGTTCGTTTTGGCTAAAAAAATCATTCGTAAATATCCCTTGATTATACTTTTTTCCAGTATTTCTTTTGTGATCATTTGGTCCTTATGTTTATGGAAGGTCCATCGCGAATATTACGGTATTAATTCTGAAGTTACAGTATCATGGTTTCCGATGTTGAACTCTTTCTTTATCATTACACTGGCGACTTCATTTAGTAAGCTATGGGAAAAAGTGTGGAATCCTTCAGGGCCAATTAAATTCGCAATGGGTTTGACATTGGTCGGCGTCGGCTTTGCTGCTTTATCAATCGGTAGTTCGGAAATTCCTACTGGTGCAAAAGCGGCTTCAGTGAGTATGATTTGGCTGATCTTAGCATACTTTTTTCATACAATAGGCGAATTATGTATAGGTCCGGTTGGATTGTCTTATGTTAGTAAACTGTCGCCAAAGCGATTCCTTGGTTTACTGTTTGGTTTTTGGTTTTGCGCCAATGCTATTGCTAATTTTATAGG
The genomic region above belongs to Sphingobacterium zeae and contains:
- a CDS encoding peptide MFS transporter → MNFEKNAVLETHLEKVGAEHVLVQGHPAGLFVLFFTEMWERFSYYGMRALLVNFLVSTIAQHGWGWTNSEAMQLYGLYTGMVFLTPLFGGIVADRFTGYKKSIMVGAIIMTLGHVSMALEGINKSFFLAGLVLIVLGNGLFKPNISSMVGKLYPDKGGKKDAGYTIFYMGINGGAFLGMMLCGYIGEKVGWHYGFGLAGVFMFLGMLQFYFAQRIFGEIGNTPETKEGLTDDAVNKVENPKHVVRDRLLVIVIFMISSIVFHLAFEQAGGSMTIFAKNYTQRVLSGDAAVLFKWIDAALTVLPIVVITGVLFVLAKKIIRKYPLIILFSSISFVIIWSLCLWKVHREYYGINSEVTVSWFPMLNSFFIITLATSFSKLWEKVWNPSGPIKFAMGLTLVGVGFAALSIGSSEIPTGAKAASVSMIWLILAYFFHTIGELCIGPVGLSYVSKLSPKRFLGLLFGFWFCANAIANFIGGFIGSYIDKITESHSMSYFFAVFTVIPMIAAVLLILGNKKIKKMMHGID